A single region of the Apodemus sylvaticus chromosome 7, mApoSyl1.1, whole genome shotgun sequence genome encodes:
- the Tspan3 gene encoding tetraspanin-3 gives MGQCGITSSKTVLVFLNLIFWGAAGILCYVGAYVFITYDDYDHFFEDVYTLFPAVVIIAVGALLFIIGLIGCCATIRESRCGLATFVFILLLVFVTEVVVVVLGYVYRAKVENEVDRSIQKVYKTYNGTNSDAASRAIDYVQRQLHCCGIHNYSDWENTDWFKETKNQSVPLSCCRETARSCNGSLANPSDLYAEGCEALVVKKLQEILMHVIWAALAFAAIQLLGMLCACIVLCRRSRDPAYELLITGGTYA, from the exons GGGGCGGCTGGCATCCTCTGCTATGTGGGAGCCTATGTCTTCATCACTTACGACGACTATGACCACTTCTTTGAGGATGTGTACACGCTCTTCCCTGCCGTGGTGATCATAGCTGTGGGAGCCTTGCTTTTCATCATTGGCCTGATCGGCTGCTGTGCTACGATCCGGGAGAGCCGCTGTGGCCTCGCCACG TTTGTCTTCATCCTGCTCTTGGTTTTCGTCACAGAAGTGGTTGTTGTGGTTTTGGGATATGTGTACAGAGCAAAG GTGGAGAATGAGGTTGACCGCAGCATTCAGAAAGTGTATAAGACCTACAACGGAACCAACTCCGACGCTGCCAGCCGTGCCATTGACTATGTGCAGAGACAG TTGCACTGTTGTGGAATTCATAACTATTCAGACTGGGAAAATACAGATTggttcaaagaaacaaaaaaccagagtGTTCCTCTTAGCTGCTGCAGAGAGACTGCCAGAAGCTGTAATGGCAGCCTGGCTAACCCCTCCGACCTCTACGCTGAG GGCTGTGAGGCTCTTGTTGTGAAGAAGCTACAAGAAATCCTGATGCATGTGATCTGGGCAGCACTGGCCTTCGCAGCTATTCAG CTGCTGGGCATGCTGTGCGCATGCATCGTGCTGTGCAGACGGAGTCGAGATCCTGCCTATGAGCTGCTCATCACCGGTGGAACCTACGCATAG
- the Pstpip1 gene encoding proline-serine-threonine phosphatase-interacting protein 1 isoform X3 → MDRVQKSKLSLYKKTMESKKAYDQKCRDADDAEQAFERVSANGHQKQVEKSQNKAKQCKESATEAERVYRQNIEQLERARAEWEQEHRTTCEAFQLQEFDRLTILRNALWVHCNQLSMQCVKDDELYEEVRLTLEGCDVEGDINSFIQSKSTGREPPAPVPYQNYYDREVTPVIGSPGVQPSCGVIKRFSGLLHGSPKTTPSQAPAASTETLAPTPERNELVYASIEVQATQGNLNSPGQDYRALYDYTAQNSDELDISAGDILAVILEGEDGWWTVERNGQRGFVPGSYLEKL, encoded by the exons ATGGACCGTGTCCAGAAGAGCAAGCTGTCACTCTACAAGAAGACCATGGAG TCCAAGAAGGCATACGACCAGAAGTGCAGGGACGCAGATGATGCTGAGCAGGCCTTCGAGCGTGTGAGTGCCAATGGCCACCAGAAGCAAGTAGAAAAG AGCCAGAACAAAGCCAAGCAGTGCAAGGAGTCAGCCACAGAGGCAG AGCGAGTGTACAGGCAGAATATCGAGCAACTGGAGAGAGCGAGGGCGGAATGGGAGCAGGAGCACCGGACCACGTGTGAG GCCTTCCAGTTGCAGGAGTTTGACCGGCTAACCATCCTCCGCAATGCCCTGTGGGTGCACTGCAACCAGCTCTCCATGCAGTGTGTCAAGGACGATGAG CTCTATGAGGAAGTGCGGCTGACACTCGAGGGCTGTGATGTGGAAGGTGACATCAACAGCTTCATCCAGTCCAAGAGCACTGGCAGAGAGCCCCCAG CTCCGGTGCCTTATCAGAACTACTATGACCGGGAGGTCACCCCAGTGATTGGCAGCCCTGGCGTGCAGCCCTCCTGCGGGGTGATAAAGAG gttctctgGACTGCTACATGGAAGTCCCAAGACCACACCTTCTCAAGCTCCTGCTG CCTCCACAGAGACTCTGGCTCCCACCCCTGAGCGGAACGAGTTGGTCTATGCGTCCATCGAAGTGCAGGCGACCCAGGGAAACCTTAACTCACCAGGCCAGGACTACCGGGCACTCTACGACTACACCGCACAG AATTCTGATGAGCTGGACATTTCTGCCGGAGACATTCTGGCAGTCATCCTGGAAGGGGAAGATGGCTGGTGGACTGTGGAACGAAACGGACAACGTGGCTTTGTCCCTGGGTCGTACTTGGAGAAGCTCTGA